Genomic DNA from Williamwhitmania sp.:
GACAATTTTAAAGCGGCCTTTAAGAGAATCGTTGGCGCTATAGGCATCCACATTGGTTACACAGTGGTTGCTGTTCCAAGTGTATCGATTGCTCTTGGTGAGTTTGCCATGGTTGTCGTACCAAATGGCTTTAATAAACTCCTTATTGGCGTTGTAAACCCAATCTGTTCGGTAGAGCAGTTGATTCGATGTGCCCTTGAAAAACTGGTTTTCGACCATGTTTCCGCGATCATCGTTTTTTATCAGCACTGTCATGGTTGTGCTGTCGCGCACAATCCAGTTGGCCAGGGCAGGGATTCCATTTTCAAGAGTGATAACCCAACTTCCAATAAGGATACCATTGTTGTCGGTGTAATCACTTTTTTGCACTTGTCCGTTTTTGTCAAATTGAACGTCGAAATCATCGGTCCATCCAAGATTAATTCGGTCGGTAGGGGAGATAAGCTTGCCCTTTACAAGTTTACCATCAACAATTGAAGCCCAAAAATTTTGCTCCTTTACTAGCTTAACCTTTCCGTTCAACTGTTCGGGCATAAAGTAGTAAGGGGTCCACCAGCCAAGTACCGTATTCCCTGCAGGGTTGGGCTTCTTGCAGCCTGCAAGCAACATGGCTGTGCAGATAAGTAATAGGGTAATTTGTTTCATGGTAATTACATTTATGGTGAAAAACGGGGAATTCTTTCACACCGTGTCTTGCTACGGTAAAGTTAAGGGAAGAAAGGGCCGAAGTCAAGTTTTATTTATTGGCAACTGCATGGGATGGCCTATAACCATGCGACTGATTAGAAACCTGGGTTCAAAAAAAATTAGAATAGGCCAAGATCAACCTGCTTAAACGAGGAGATTGAATCAACTGCCACTATAGGGTTGTCAAGAGTAAGTGAGTCAACGTGGAAAATTTTTCCTGCACCTGCAGCCCTTGCTGCTTCAATGCCTGCGCGGGAATCCTCGGCTATGGCGCAGTCAATAGGAGTGAGTTTCAGCCGGCGTGCTGCCTCAAGGAATAGGTCAGGGCTGGGCTTGCTACGGAAGGTCCCGTTGTCGAATACAATAGCACTGGGTTGGAACCAGCGGTAAAGGTTAAACTTTTCGATGTAATAGCTCACGTTCACTTCGGGAGATGCAGTGGCAATGGCGCACCTCACACCTTTATTTTTAAGACTGTTGAGCAGACACTCGGCACCGGCAGCAAGCCCAATTCCTGAATCGGAACAGATATCACGGTAAATGGCCTCCTTCTCGTCTGCCAGCAAGGCTATCTCTTCCATCGGAAGTGGCTTTTCGAATATTGCCTCTAGGATGTCCTTGTTCATCTTGCCGTGAATCACGTGGCTCTTCTCCTCGTCCGATAGCATAAAGCCATGCTTTTCCAGAAAAATGTCCCATGCCCTATTGTGCAGGACGGTGTCCCACAGCAGCGTTCCGTTGAAGTCGAAAATAAATCCTTTTAAGGCCATTGTATATGAATACGGTTGAACTAACTCTTTTCAATGCCAAAAAGCAGCTGAAGAATTACCTTTTTCTGCTGCATCATAAACTTTCGGTAACCACTCTCATCAATCTTGGCAATTTTCTTAATTATTGGCTTTGCAAGCAGCGGATAGGAGCAAAGC
This window encodes:
- a CDS encoding HAD family phosphatase, which produces MALKGFIFDFNGTLLWDTVLHNRAWDIFLEKHGFMLSDEEKSHVIHGKMNKDILEAIFEKPLPMEEIALLADEKEAIYRDICSDSGIGLAAGAECLLNSLKNKGVRCAIATASPEVNVSYYIEKFNLYRWFQPSAIVFDNGTFRSKPSPDLFLEAARRLKLTPIDCAIAEDSRAGIEAARAAGAGKIFHVDSLTLDNPIVAVDSISSFKQVDLGLF